TACCCCGGACGTCTCGTACTTCGAGCGCGACGTCTGGAGCGAGAACCCGACCGAACCGCCCGACCGCGTCGATCCGGATGATCCGTTGCTTCGGACCGCCGACGAGACGTACTCCCACCGCGAGGTCCTGCGGTCGGCTCGGTCGATCGTCGAGCGGAACGGCCTCGACGCCGAGAGCGCCGTCGCCGTTCGCAGTTCGTTCGCGGACCCGTCCGTCGTCGTCGCGGGGCTCGTCGCGCCGATCGTGGCCGGCGCAACCGTCGCAATCGGTCCGGCGGCTCCCGGCGAGTTCGTCGTCGGCGGCGACGCGGGGGGTGACGCCGTCGCGCTGGCGTCGTCGCCGGATAGTCTCGGTTCGAAGTGAGTAGAGTGGTGCATCCCACACCTGAAGCGCCATCGGGAACCCGAGATTGCCGCGTTTTGGGCCTCTCGCGGGTTTGCATTGGGGATTGTAGCACAAAAGCACAGGTGCTATCATAATAGCTCTCGATCGGTTTGTCGCCCGGGCTTGCTGGCGTCGGCTCCCAAAACAGGCAGATCGCGTTCCCCTGTGGCCAGTAGGCGAGCGCGCCGGGCTCGACCTCCGACCGCGTCGACTCCGCGGGCGCGTCGACGTCGATTCTGACGTATAGCTCCGCGCCCCAGCGGGACGCGCGCCCCTCGATCGGCAACGCGTCGGCGACGGCGGCGCACGTCTCCGGGTTCTCCTCGGTCCACTCGGCGGGCAGTTCCTCGCCGTCGACGGTGACACGGAACTCGTTCGTGGGTTCGTAGCGACGTTTTCGGCATAATTCGAGGTGGAGCCTCCGGCCTCAAGGAGCGACCGAAGCGTAGCGAAGAGAGCGAGTAGGTCGGAGAGGAACCCGACATGGTACGACACAACCGGCATACTCCGACCGACCGACTCCCAAACGTATGAGTACCGTCGGGTACTCTCTGATGTATGGGCGTGCGTCGAACTGCTAACGTGAAACTCGCTATTGCCGGTGCCTGATTGCCGGGCGTCCACATCAAAGCCCCACCCTCAAGGAGCGAACGGCGTCAGCCGTGAGCGAGTAGGGTGGAGTAGTTTACACGACCGATATATACCTTCCTGCCCCAACGCATCGTCGCACGCGCCGTCCTCGTCCGCTGTCAGAAAGGGTTTGTAGCCCCCGCCGCTACGGACGGGCGATGGCTACCGCGCGACGGATTGCCGCGACGAACGATGTGCCGGCCGAAACGACGCTCGTGTTCACGCTCCGGGAGATCGATTCGGGGGAGAAACGCGAGGGCATTCTCGTCCGAACCGACGACGACCTCCACGCCTGGTTCAACTACTGCCAACACTACACCCACATCAAGATCGACAAGGGAACCGGCGCGGAGATGCGCAACGGCGAGCTCATCTGCGAGAACCACGGCGCGTACTTCGAATCGGACACCGGTTTCTGCAACTTCGGCCCCTGCGAGGGCGCGTACCTGAACGAAGTCGAGATCGAGGTCGAGGACGGTGACGTATATCTTGTCGACGACGACTACGAGTTCGTCCGCGAGGGGCCGATCGAGGCCGACGACGCGGATCTGGAATCGAAATCGAACTACAAGTTCTGAGCGGCGTGCGCCGTCCACCGACGTGGTGTTCGAGCGCCCTCGGTGATCGATGGTTCTCCTACCGTCGTCCCGCGATACAGGGACTGTGTGCGACAATAGCAAGACCTCTCGCCGCAACCCTTAAGACCGACCTGCGTGCCCCCCACGCATGGACCTCGAAGACAGGGTGCGAGCGCTCGAAGACAGAGGCGAGATCGAGCGGCTGAAATACGAGTACGCCCGCCGACTCGACGACGACGAGTTCGATAGCGTGGTCGAGCTGTTCACCGAGGACGCGACGTACGCCCTCGAGGGCTGGGGGACCCACGAGGGCCACGCGGAGATCGCGGCGTTCATCGAGACGACGCTCGCGGATGCCTTCGAGTACACGGCGCACGTGATGCACCACCCGACGATCGACGTCGACGGCGACACCGCGAGCGCCGAGTGGTACCTCGAAATCCACTACGCGCTCGCCGACGGCACCGCCGGCTGGCGGCAGGGCCGCTACTTCGACGAGTACGAGAAGGTCGACGGCGAGTGGCTGTTCTCGTCGATGTCGCACACCATCCTCGCCAGACAGCGCTCCGAGTACGAGGTCGTCGAGGACGAGCGCTACGGCGAGATCATCGAGTACGGCGCCCCCCGATAGCGTCCTCGTCCTGTCAGATCAATCGTAGCAGCGCCGTTCGACCAGCTCGTCGTAGGCCGCCCGCAGGCGC
The window above is part of the Natronomonas salsuginis genome. Proteins encoded here:
- a CDS encoding AMP-binding protein, producing MEVLGDAIARDRRSDATALSAPAVGRAYDYRRFCTSAWKTGNFLRLLGVRGGVTVAIADDPIPEPVLTLFGAAALGATVRFGPPSPVGDDTRALVVPTASLDEYDAGPATKRVVYGDPPATPDVSYFERDVWSENPTEPPDRVDPDDPLLRTADETYSHREVLRSARSIVERNGLDAESAVAVRSSFADPSVVVAGLVAPIVAGATVAIGPAAPGEFVVGGDAGGDAVALASSPDSLGSK
- a CDS encoding Rieske (2Fe-2S) protein, with the protein product MATARRIAATNDVPAETTLVFTLREIDSGEKREGILVRTDDDLHAWFNYCQHYTHIKIDKGTGAEMRNGELICENHGAYFESDTGFCNFGPCEGAYLNEVEIEVEDGDVYLVDDDYEFVREGPIEADDADLESKSNYKF
- a CDS encoding nuclear transport factor 2 family protein; translated protein: MDLEDRVRALEDRGEIERLKYEYARRLDDDEFDSVVELFTEDATYALEGWGTHEGHAEIAAFIETTLADAFEYTAHVMHHPTIDVDGDTASAEWYLEIHYALADGTAGWRQGRYFDEYEKVDGEWLFSSMSHTILARQRSEYEVVEDERYGEIIEYGAPR